A single genomic interval of Brassica napus cultivar Da-Ae unplaced genomic scaffold, Da-Ae ScsIHWf_1498;HRSCAF=2094, whole genome shotgun sequence harbors:
- the LOC106445680 gene encoding protein MID1-COMPLEMENTING ACTIVITY 1, with protein MSHSWDGLGEIASVAQLTGLDAVKLIGLIVKAANTAWMHKKNCRQFAQHLKLIGNLLEQLKISEMKKYPETREPLEGLEDALRRSYILVNSCRDRSYLYLLAMGWNIVYQFRKAQDEIDRFLKIIPLITLVDNARVRERLEYIDRDQFEYTLDEEDRHVQDVILKQESTREAASVLKKTLSCSYPNLRFCDALKTENEKLQLELQRSQEHYDVAQCEVIQRLIGVTQTVAEVDGGSEKELSKKASNKKADRSVSHKMEYSYEEDPPMKSTSRAASRSTSSVTSGHDMLSRRASLHHEEWHTDLLACCSEPSLCLKTFFFPCGTLAKIATAATNRHISSAEACNELMAYSLILSCCCYTCCVRRKLRKTLNITGGFIDDFLSHLMCCCCALVQELREVEIRGAYGTEKTKISPPSSQFMEH; from the exons ATGTCACACTCATGGGATGGACTCGGGGAGATAGCGTCAGTAGCTCAGCTCACGGGCCTAGACGCAGTCAAGCTCATAGGCCTCATAGTCAAAGCCGCGAACACCGCGTGGATGCACAAGAAGAACTGCCGCCAGTTCGCTCAGCACCTCAAACTCATCGGCAACTTGCTCGAACAGCTCAAGATCTCGGAGATGAAGAAGTATCCAGAGACTCGCGAGCCTCTCGAAGGGCTCGAGGATGCTCTGAGGAGGTCTTACATTTTGGTTAACAGTTGTCGTGACAGGAGCTATCTTTACCTGTTGGCTATGGGATGGAACATTGTTTATCAGTTCAGGAAAGCTCAGGACGAGATTGATCGTTTTCTCAAGATCATACCACTCATCACTTTGGTTGATAACGCTCGTGTTAGG GAGAGGTTAGAGTACATTGACCGTGATCAGTTCGAGTACACTCTCGATGAAGAGGATAGACACGTGCAAGATGTTATTTTGAAACAAGAATCCACCAGAGAAGCGGCTTCCGTGCTCAAGAAGACTCTCTCTTGCTCGTACCCTAACTTGCGTTTCTGTGATGCTCTCAAAACCGAAAACGAGAAGCTGCAGCTCGAGCTTCAGCGTTCTCAGGAGCATTATGATGTGGCTCAGTGTGAAGTCATTCAGCGTTTGATTGGTGTGACTCAAACTGTTGCTGAGGTTGATGGCGGCTCTGAGAAGGAGCTGTCCAAGAAAGCTTCTAATAAAAAGGCTGACCGTAGTGTAAGCCATAAGATGGAGTATTCGTATGAGGAAGATCCTCCCATGAAAAGCACTAGTCGTGCAGCTTCAAG ATCCACTTCTTCTGTTACATCAGGACATGATATGCTTTCACGAAGAGCATCACTACACCATGAAGAATGGCACACTGATTTACTAGCTTGTTGCTCGGAACCTTCTCTTT GCTTGAAGACATTTTTTTTCCCGTGTGGTACTTTGGCAAAGATTGCCACTGCAGCAACTAACAGACACATCT CTTCAGCTGAAGCATGTAATGAGCTAATGGCATATTCTTTGATACTTTCTTGTTGCTGCTACACTTGTTGTGTAAGGAGGAAACTCCGGAAAACACTCAACATTACG GGAGGGTTCATTGACGATTTTCTATCTCATTTGATGTGTTGTTGCTGTGCTCTTGTCCAAGAACTGCGAGAAGTTGAGATTCGTGGGGCTTATG GTACGGAGAAGACGAAAATAAGTCCACCTTCGTCGCAGTTCATGGAACATTGA